One window from the genome of Bacillus weihaiensis encodes:
- a CDS encoding enoyl-CoA hydratase yields the protein MSELVKVSIDEGIATFILNRPKAANSLSLELVREFSEGLMMCRRNQEVRCIVLTGAGDRVFCAGADLKERASMNDQQVQETVATIGEAVSLVEKIPQPVIAAINGTALGGGMELILACDIRIASEQALFGLPETSLGIIPGAGGTQRLPRLIGSGRAKELIYTGQKITAHEAREYGLVEYITHQNQVLEKAHEMAACISRNAPIAIRQAKRVINCGVEVALEDGLELEKEAYHYTIPTDDRKEGLLAFKEKRKPVYKGK from the coding sequence ATGAGTGAACTGGTAAAAGTGTCGATTGATGAAGGTATTGCTACATTCATACTTAATCGTCCGAAAGCGGCTAATTCTTTATCATTGGAGCTAGTAAGAGAATTTAGTGAAGGCTTAATGATGTGTAGGAGAAATCAAGAGGTACGTTGTATTGTTTTAACGGGCGCAGGAGATAGAGTATTTTGTGCAGGAGCAGACTTAAAGGAACGGGCAAGTATGAACGATCAACAGGTACAAGAAACAGTCGCTACTATTGGAGAAGCAGTATCTTTAGTCGAAAAAATACCTCAGCCAGTAATTGCGGCTATTAATGGAACGGCACTTGGAGGTGGAATGGAACTCATTCTAGCTTGCGACATTCGGATCGCTAGTGAACAAGCACTGTTTGGATTACCTGAAACTTCGCTCGGGATTATTCCTGGTGCAGGTGGCACACAGCGATTGCCTAGATTAATAGGAAGTGGTCGTGCGAAAGAGCTTATCTATACAGGGCAAAAGATAACAGCACATGAAGCAAGAGAATATGGACTAGTAGAATATATTACACATCAGAATCAAGTACTAGAAAAAGCACATGAAATGGCTGCATGTATTTCTAGAAATGCTCCAATCGCTATTAGGCAGGCTAAGCGTGTAATCAATTGTGGTGTAGAGGTAGCATTAGAAGATGGGCTTGAACTAGAAAAAGAAGCATACCATTACACCATTCCGACTGATGATAGAAAAGAAGGATTACTTGCATTTAAAGAAAAACGAAAACCTGTTTATAAAGGCAAATAA
- the pepF gene encoding oligoendopeptidase F has protein sequence MKYYKSREDVPTHEKWNLEDLYSSHEQWENDVQAVEEKATLLKEFDQKISNGETLYQFLNMQEELSFTFNQLYAFAMLKGDEDTRETKSQALLDRAKQVSVKVSSATSFFMPYLLSLTEETLKEYISEEPRLAYFEQDLFDSFRYKNHVLSKEQEQVISQLGEALSAPANTFGMINNADIKFGDITNEDGEKVELTRGMYAKIMEGEDRDKRKEAYKAYYMPYVQMKNSIASTLSASIKNNVTLAKLRQYPSALEKGLFGDFVPKEVYEKLISTTKLNLPVLHSYTKIRKDILDVEELRQYDLSVPLVKGVKKEITYDEAYDIMLKALAPLGEEYLQTLKEFKESRYIDVRETPGKRSGAYNLGVYGVHPYILLNHQDDLNSLFTLVHECGHGVHSKLSSLHQPQITARYSIFVAEVASTVNEILLINYLLNHEKDLHVRKYLLNHFIDQFKGTFFTQVMFAEFEWKTHEKAEKGEALNADVFNTIYESLFREYYGPELVFDEEVKYGWSRIPHFYRPFYVYKYATGFASAISIATRILDGDQDTLKNYLHFLSSGSVDYPLELLKKTGVDLTTPEPIESSLKKFKELVEEFSSLGE, from the coding sequence ATGAAATATTATAAAAGTCGAGAAGACGTACCTACACATGAAAAATGGAACTTAGAAGACTTATATAGTTCTCATGAGCAATGGGAAAATGACGTTCAAGCTGTAGAAGAAAAAGCCACGTTGTTAAAAGAATTTGATCAAAAAATATCAAATGGTGAAACACTATACCAATTTTTAAATATGCAAGAAGAGCTATCGTTTACATTTAATCAACTCTATGCCTTTGCCATGCTTAAGGGGGATGAGGATACGCGTGAAACAAAGTCACAGGCCTTACTTGACCGCGCGAAACAAGTAAGTGTGAAAGTAAGCTCGGCCACTTCTTTCTTTATGCCATATCTTTTAAGTTTAACAGAGGAAACCCTAAAGGAATACATAAGCGAAGAACCGAGGTTAGCGTATTTCGAACAAGATCTATTTGATTCCTTTCGCTACAAAAATCATGTGCTGAGTAAGGAACAGGAACAAGTTATATCTCAGCTAGGAGAGGCTTTATCAGCGCCTGCAAACACCTTCGGAATGATCAATAATGCAGATATTAAATTCGGTGACATTACGAATGAAGATGGAGAAAAGGTTGAGTTAACAAGAGGAATGTATGCAAAAATAATGGAGGGTGAAGACAGAGATAAGAGAAAAGAAGCGTATAAAGCATATTATATGCCATATGTACAAATGAAAAATTCAATTGCTTCTACCTTATCAGCAAGTATAAAGAATAATGTAACTCTTGCTAAACTAAGACAGTATCCATCTGCGTTAGAAAAGGGGTTATTTGGAGATTTTGTTCCAAAAGAAGTATATGAGAAATTAATTTCAACAACTAAGTTAAACCTCCCTGTTCTCCATTCTTATACTAAAATTCGAAAGGACATATTAGACGTCGAGGAATTAAGACAATATGACCTTAGTGTTCCATTAGTAAAAGGGGTAAAGAAAGAAATTACCTATGATGAAGCTTATGACATCATGTTAAAAGCATTAGCTCCGCTAGGCGAGGAGTATTTACAAACATTAAAAGAATTTAAGGAGTCAAGATATATTGATGTAAGGGAAACTCCTGGAAAACGATCTGGAGCATATAATCTCGGGGTTTACGGTGTGCATCCATATATCTTATTAAATCATCAAGATGACCTTAATAGCTTATTTACCCTTGTTCATGAATGTGGGCATGGAGTTCATAGTAAGCTCAGCTCCTTACATCAGCCGCAGATTACTGCGCGGTACAGTATTTTCGTAGCTGAGGTAGCGTCCACTGTTAACGAAATCTTACTCATTAACTATTTACTAAATCATGAGAAGGATCTTCATGTACGAAAGTATTTACTTAATCATTTTATTGATCAATTTAAAGGGACTTTTTTTACACAAGTCATGTTTGCTGAATTTGAATGGAAAACACATGAAAAAGCTGAAAAAGGTGAAGCGTTAAATGCTGATGTGTTTAATACCATCTATGAAAGCTTATTTAGAGAATATTATGGCCCGGAGCTTGTTTTTGATGAAGAGGTTAAATATGGATGGAGTCGAATTCCACATTTTTATCGACCTTTTTATGTGTATAAATATGCTACTGGCTTTGCCTCGGCTATTTCTATTGCAACAAGAATTTTAGATGGAGATCAAGATACGCTTAAGAATTACCTACATTTCCTCTCAAGTGGCAGTGTTGATTATCCACTTGAATTATTGAAAAAGACAGGTGTAGACTTAACAACACCTGAACCCATTGAGAGTTCACTTAAAAAGTTTAAAGAATTGGTCGAAGAATTTTCGTCATTAGGAGAGTAG